The following coding sequences are from one Malaciobacter pacificus window:
- a CDS encoding KH domain-containing protein, whose amino-acid sequence MVTKFIENYAKLIVSVPEEVSVSKEIIEDNFAQITIKVNSVDIGKLIGKNGNMINALKTMANGCKAKDGISYKIQVVTD is encoded by the coding sequence ATGGTTACTAAATTTATTGAAAATTATGCTAAATTAATTGTTAGCGTACCTGAAGAAGTATCAGTTAGTAAAGAAATTATCGAAGATAACTTTGCTCAAATTACTATTAAAGTAAATAGTGTTGATATTGGTAAACTTATTGGAAAAAATGGAAATATGATAAATGCTTTAAAAACTATGGCAAATGGTTGTAAAGCAAAAGATGGTATTTCTTATAAAATTCAGGTAGTTACAGATTAA
- the glyQ gene encoding glycine--tRNA ligase subunit alpha gives MVTFSQILLKLQEFWTKQGCNIVQPYDIPAGAGTFHPATLLRSLDSTPWSTAYVAPSRRPTDGRYGENPNRLGAYYQFQTLIKPSPDNIQDLYLQSLEYLGLDLSKHDIRFVEDNWESPTLGAWGLGWEVWLDGMEVTQFTYFQQVGGLPCDPVAVEITYGTERLAMYLQGVDSVFDIVWNENDYGTTTYADVHKEGEYEFSKYNFEVANTDMLFRHFDDAFNECKSCLEAGLPLPAYDQCMIASHAFNTLDARKAISVTERQNYILKVRELAQGCAVLYKEQEEERLKRIGR, from the coding sequence ATGGTTACATTTTCACAAATTCTATTAAAATTACAAGAGTTTTGGACAAAACAAGGATGTAATATTGTACAACCTTATGATATCCCAGCAGGTGCAGGTACATTTCACCCTGCAACTCTATTAAGAAGTTTAGATTCTACTCCTTGGAGTACAGCTTATGTAGCACCAAGTAGAAGACCAACTGATGGTAGATATGGTGAAAACCCAAATAGACTTGGAGCTTATTATCAATTTCAAACATTAATTAAACCAAGTCCAGATAATATTCAAGATTTATATTTACAATCTTTAGAGTATTTAGGATTAGATTTATCTAAACATGATATTAGATTTGTAGAAGACAACTGGGAGTCTCCAACACTTGGAGCTTGGGGTCTTGGATGGGAAGTATGGCTAGATGGTATGGAAGTTACTCAATTTACTTACTTCCAACAAGTAGGAGGTCTTCCTTGTGATCCTGTTGCAGTTGAAATTACTTATGGAACTGAAAGACTTGCAATGTATTTACAAGGTGTTGATTCTGTATTTGATATTGTATGGAATGAAAATGATTATGGAACTACAACTTATGCAGATGTTCATAAAGAGGGTGAGTATGAGTTTTCTAAATATAACTTTGAAGTAGCAAATACTGATATGTTATTTAGACATTTTGATGATGCCTTTAATGAGTGTAAATCATGTTTAGAAGCAGGACTTCCACTACCTGCTTATGATCAATGTATGATTGCTTCACATGCATTTAATACTTTAGATGCTAGAAAAGCTATTTCAGTTACTGAAAGACAAAATTATATTTTAAAAGTAAGAGAACTTGCTCAAGGTTGTGCTGTTTTATATAAAGAGCAAGAAGAGGAAAGACTTAAAAGAATAGGTAGATAA
- a CDS encoding peptidase U32 family protein, whose product MNDKKVELLSPAGNLEKLKIAIKYGADAVYAGVSHFSLRIRAGKEFTFETFKEGIDYAHARGKRVYATINGFPFNSQIDLLKKHILKMAELEPDAFIVAAPGVVRLCRELAPQIPIHLSTQANVLNYMDAQVFWDMGVKRIVVAREISLKDVKEIKKHLPEMEIEIFAHGSMCFAYSGRCLVSAVQMGRVPNRGSCANDCRFEYTLYAANEDHSTLFRLEEEPGVGTYIFNSKDLNLASHIQEILDSGAVNALKIEGRTKSPYYAAVTAKTYRTAIDDYYDNKFDADKYQRELHTTKNRGFTDAYLIHRPFEKTDSQNHDYALSKGSYEVSGLVTEDEQHFMCKYKTYPNEDIEIFTPNGEVLEECDNEIGKIYKADDGLYYINFKKILTETDKELESVHSGNTNKIKLPGKLPYLTMFRIENKEEN is encoded by the coding sequence ATGAACGATAAAAAAGTAGAGTTATTATCACCTGCTGGAAATTTAGAGAAATTAAAAATTGCAATTAAATATGGTGCAGATGCAGTATATGCAGGTGTTAGTCACTTTAGTTTAAGAATTAGAGCAGGAAAAGAATTCACATTTGAAACATTCAAAGAAGGAATTGATTATGCTCATGCAAGAGGAAAAAGAGTTTATGCAACTATTAATGGTTTCCCTTTTAACTCTCAAATAGATTTATTAAAAAAACATATTTTAAAAATGGCAGAGTTAGAACCAGATGCATTTATTGTAGCAGCTCCTGGTGTTGTTAGACTTTGTAGAGAACTTGCTCCTCAAATTCCTATTCACTTATCTACTCAAGCAAATGTGTTAAACTATATGGATGCTCAAGTATTTTGGGATATGGGTGTAAAAAGAATTGTTGTTGCTAGAGAAATCTCGCTTAAAGATGTAAAAGAGATTAAAAAACATTTACCAGAAATGGAAATAGAGATTTTTGCACATGGTTCTATGTGTTTTGCATATTCAGGAAGATGTCTAGTAAGTGCTGTACAAATGGGAAGAGTTCCAAATAGAGGGTCTTGTGCAAATGATTGTAGATTTGAATATACATTATATGCAGCAAATGAAGACCATAGCACACTATTTAGACTAGAAGAAGAACCAGGTGTTGGAACATATATTTTCAATTCAAAAGATTTAAACTTAGCTTCTCATATTCAAGAAATTTTAGATTCAGGTGCAGTTAATGCTCTAAAAATTGAAGGTAGAACTAAGTCACCTTATTATGCAGCAGTAACAGCTAAGACATATAGAACTGCAATTGATGATTATTATGATAATAAATTCGATGCTGATAAGTATCAAAGGGAGTTACATACAACAAAAAATAGAGGCTTTACGGATGCATATTTAATTCATAGACCATTTGAGAAAACTGATTCTCAAAACCATGATTACGCATTAAGTAAAGGATCTTATGAAGTTAGTGGACTAGTAACAGAAGATGAACAACACTTTATGTGTAAATATAAAACTTATCCAAATGAAGATATTGAAATCTTTACTCCAAATGGTGAAGTTTTAGAAGAGTGTGATAATGAAATTGGAAAAATTTATAAAGCAGATGATGGTTTATATTACATCAATTTTAAGAAAATTTTAACTGAGACAGACAAAGAGTTAGAATCAGTTCACAGTGGTAACACAAATAAGATTAAGTTACCAGGTAAACTTCCATACTTAACTATGTTTAGAATAGAAAATAAAGAAGAAAATTAA
- a CDS encoding zinc ribbon domain-containing protein — protein MNKYLEDLIKLSKFDTAISMFEPKIENEKAKLATFVETAEAIKASINESYLEIDDIKSKRTKNNIHLSELKSKLEDIAKKNKDVQTEKELKALQLEEEIAKEQIEFANEEIDRLDKLAVAKEENLKELQEKLANEEEEIKDIQIAVDNAIEEINKERNVVYQDRSELLEKFDNKILTFYEKIKRWAKESAVVPVKKQACYGCFMKINDKTYAEVIKAEEIINCPHCGRILYKEDETEEA, from the coding sequence TTGAATAAGTATTTAGAGGATTTAATCAAATTATCAAAATTTGACACAGCTATTAGTATGTTTGAGCCAAAAATTGAAAATGAAAAGGCAAAACTAGCAACATTTGTAGAAACTGCAGAAGCAATTAAAGCATCAATTAACGAGAGTTATTTAGAGATTGATGATATAAAATCAAAAAGAACAAAAAATAATATTCACTTATCTGAGTTAAAATCAAAACTAGAAGATATTGCGAAAAAAAATAAAGACGTTCAAACTGAAAAAGAGTTAAAAGCACTACAATTAGAAGAAGAAATTGCAAAAGAACAAATTGAGTTCGCAAATGAAGAGATTGATAGATTAGATAAATTAGCAGTTGCAAAAGAAGAGAATTTAAAAGAGTTACAAGAAAAGCTTGCTAATGAAGAAGAAGAGATTAAAGATATACAAATAGCAGTTGACAATGCAATTGAAGAGATTAATAAAGAAAGAAATGTTGTATATCAAGATAGAAGTGAACTATTAGAAAAATTTGATAATAAAATCTTAACTTTCTATGAAAAAATTAAAAGATGGGCTAAAGAATCAGCTGTTGTTCCTGTTAAAAAACAAGCTTGTTATGGATGTTTTATGAAAATTAATGACAAAACATATGCAGAAGTAATTAAAGCAGAAGAGATTATAAACTGTCCACATTGTGGAAGAATTCTTTATAAAGAAGATGAGACTGAAGAGGCTTAA
- a CDS encoding RluA family pseudouridine synthase, with translation MAEYDKAYKLLAKQENISNSKAKELIDKGLVRVGNKKVMIARGEIRSDTRFSVKEVAKIKVIFEDDDILAVDKPAFLTADEVSQKFPKAILLNRLDKETSGVMLFAKNEAFQKKAIKEFSNERVYKEYVAIVDGKVIEEIEIDKPILTTKDRGKAKSKIDTKHGKPAKSTVYPMLVEGNKSKIKVVIETGRTHQIRVHLNSIGLPIIGDALYGKPAANINRVLLHSKKTKIFDYTFESPEPREFKVYDFN, from the coding sequence ATGGCTGAATATGATAAGGCATATAAACTTTTAGCAAAACAAGAGAATATCTCAAACTCAAAAGCAAAAGAGTTAATTGATAAAGGTTTAGTTAGAGTTGGAAATAAAAAAGTAATGATTGCAAGAGGTGAGATTAGAAGTGATACTAGATTTAGTGTTAAAGAAGTAGCAAAAATAAAAGTTATCTTTGAAGATGATGATATTTTAGCTGTTGATAAACCTGCTTTTTTAACTGCTGATGAAGTCTCTCAAAAATTTCCAAAAGCAATATTACTTAATAGACTTGATAAAGAGACAAGTGGAGTAATGCTATTTGCAAAAAATGAAGCATTTCAAAAAAAAGCTATTAAAGAATTTAGTAATGAAAGAGTTTATAAAGAGTATGTAGCAATTGTTGATGGAAAAGTAATTGAAGAAATTGAGATTGATAAACCAATATTAACTACAAAAGATAGAGGAAAAGCAAAATCTAAAATCGATACTAAACACGGGAAACCAGCTAAATCAACTGTTTATCCAATGCTAGTTGAAGGTAATAAATCAAAAATAAAAGTTGTGATTGAAACAGGAAGAACTCACCAAATTAGAGTTCATTTAAACTCAATTGGTTTACCTATAATTGGAGATGCTTTATATGGGAAACCTGCTGCTAATATAAATAGAGTTTTATTACATTCAAAAAAGACTAAAATTTTTGATTATACTTTTGAGTCACCAGAACCAAGAGAGTTCAAGGTGTATGACTTTAATTAA
- the purE gene encoding 5-(carboxyamino)imidazole ribonucleotide mutase produces MKFISILMGSKSDYEIMKHCVDTFEKFNVKYELIISSAHRSPQRTRNYVKEAEEKGAIVFIAAAGMAAHLAGTITAVTTKPVIGVPMKGGAMDGMDAMLSTVQMPAGMPVGTVALGKNGAINAAYLSMQILAISDAELAIKLKEDRIVQSKKVENDSKDIEVIL; encoded by the coding sequence TTGAAGTTTATTTCAATTTTAATGGGTAGTAAATCAGACTACGAGATAATGAAACATTGTGTAGATACATTTGAGAAATTTAATGTTAAATACGAACTTATTATTTCATCAGCCCATAGAAGTCCACAAAGAACAAGAAATTATGTAAAAGAAGCAGAAGAAAAAGGTGCAATAGTATTTATTGCAGCTGCTGGTATGGCTGCTCATTTAGCAGGTACTATTACTGCTGTTACCACTAAACCTGTAATTGGAGTTCCTATGAAAGGTGGTGCAATGGATGGAATGGATGCTATGCTTTCAACGGTACAAATGCCTGCTGGTATGCCTGTTGGGACAGTTGCTTTAGGTAAAAATGGCGCAATTAATGCTGCCTATTTATCAATGCAAATTTTAGCTATTAGTGATGCAGAATTAGCTATAAAATTAAAAGAAGATAGGATTGTTCAATCTAAAAAAGTTGAAAATGATTCAAAAGATATTGAAGTAATCTTATAA
- the waaA gene encoding lipid IV(A) 3-deoxy-D-manno-octulosonic acid transferase: MSLFSIFYYLLLSIVYILAIPYLIFKSKKTKYKDAIPAKFFLKNNSKFTADGVWFHSCSMGETKTIKPLVEEFDNAKVSVITNTGFEEANKFCKEVRYLPFEIFLPFWITKQKVLVVMEAELWYLLFLCAKNKGSKTILINARISDKSHKSYQKFSFLYKRIFKNIDKVFAQSQKDKDRLIELGAKNVEVIGNIKLAQTPKTTLDLKKLDERVITAASTHKNEEELILNSYDKRFGKLIIVPRHPERFSEVDLLIQNYILNKDLTYNKYSTQEDFNPDIILVDKMGILNDIYSISDVVILGGAFENIGGHNPVEPAYFGCKIISGKNIFNQNSLFECIENYYLIENHQLKEYLKKIEELKRPVLQKSGSFDPIIKEIKNG; this comes from the coding sequence TTGAGCCTTTTTAGTATTTTTTATTACTTACTTTTAAGTATTGTATATATACTTGCAATTCCCTATTTAATTTTTAAATCAAAAAAAACAAAATATAAAGATGCAATACCAGCAAAATTTTTCTTAAAAAATAATAGTAAATTTACTGCTGATGGAGTTTGGTTTCATTCTTGTTCTATGGGTGAGACTAAAACTATTAAACCCCTTGTAGAAGAGTTTGACAATGCTAAAGTTTCAGTAATTACAAATACAGGTTTTGAAGAAGCAAATAAATTTTGTAAGGAAGTTAGATATCTACCATTTGAAATCTTTCTTCCTTTTTGGATTACTAAACAAAAAGTTTTAGTAGTAATGGAAGCAGAACTTTGGTATTTACTTTTTTTATGTGCAAAAAATAAAGGTAGTAAAACAATACTTATAAATGCAAGAATTTCTGATAAGTCTCATAAATCTTATCAAAAGTTTTCTTTTTTATATAAAAGAATATTTAAAAATATTGATAAAGTATTTGCTCAAAGTCAAAAAGATAAAGATAGGCTTATTGAACTTGGCGCAAAAAATGTTGAAGTAATAGGAAATATAAAACTAGCTCAAACTCCAAAAACAACTTTAGATTTAAAAAAGTTAGATGAAAGAGTTATTACTGCTGCTAGTACACATAAAAATGAAGAAGAGTTAATTTTAAATTCATATGATAAAAGATTTGGAAAATTAATTATTGTTCCAAGACATCCAGAACGATTCAGTGAAGTTGATTTATTAATACAGAACTATATTTTAAATAAAGATTTAACATATAATAAATACTCAACTCAAGAAGACTTTAATCCTGATATAATTTTAGTTGATAAAATGGGTATTTTAAATGATATATACTCTATAAGTGATGTAGTAATACTTGGTGGAGCATTTGAAAATATTGGTGGACATAACCCAGTTGAACCAGCATACTTTGGATGTAAAATTATAAGTGGTAAAAATATATTTAATCAGAATTCACTCTTTGAGTGTATAGAAAATTACTATTTAATTGAAAATCATCAATTAAAAGAGTATTTAAAAAAAATAGAGGAATTGAAAAGGCCAGTATTACAAAAATCTGGTTCATTTGATCCAATAATAAAGGAAATAAAAAATGGCTGA
- the ffh gene encoding signal recognition particle protein, producing the protein MFDSITGSIKNAVNKIRHKDDVASLKKAITELKKSLLKADVHHKTTKELVTNVELETKAAGIGQDSFLNALKSELTKLLTTEGNQGFVFSSTPPTTILMTGLQGSGKTTTTGKLANYLKTRKKKVLVAACDLQRLAAVEQLKQIAAQIEVDIYFDDNEKDPVKIAKAAQEKATKELYDVLLIDTAGRLAIDEELMAQLKNVKDAVNPDEIFYVADSLTGHDATKTATSFKEQIGIDGVVLSKYDGDTKGGVALSIAHQVGVPLRFIGIGEKMPDIEVFIPDRIVSRLLGLGDIEGLAEKTSAVIDEKKAKEVTKKIKKGQFNFNDFLDQLAMMSKLGSMKSILGMIPGLSGMTGALKDMDFENSSEIRSIKAMIGSMTPKERENPDLMNPSRKKRIAKGSGLSEVQVNKILKQFKNASKMAKKLSSKGGMKGLQNMMSQMGPGGMPKIPR; encoded by the coding sequence TTGTTTGATTCAATTACCGGTTCGATAAAAAATGCAGTTAATAAAATAAGACATAAAGATGATGTAGCATCTTTAAAGAAAGCTATTACAGAGTTAAAAAAATCTTTATTAAAAGCTGATGTACACCATAAAACTACAAAAGAGTTAGTTACTAATGTTGAGTTAGAAACTAAAGCAGCTGGTATTGGTCAAGACTCTTTTTTAAACGCATTAAAATCTGAATTAACAAAACTACTTACAACTGAAGGTAATCAAGGCTTTGTATTCTCTTCAACTCCTCCAACTACAATTTTAATGACAGGATTACAAGGTAGTGGTAAAACTACAACTACAGGTAAACTAGCAAACTATTTAAAAACTAGAAAGAAAAAAGTTTTAGTAGCTGCATGTGACTTGCAAAGATTAGCTGCGGTTGAGCAGTTAAAACAAATTGCAGCACAAATTGAAGTAGATATCTATTTTGATGATAATGAAAAAGACCCAGTTAAAATTGCTAAGGCAGCTCAAGAAAAGGCTACAAAAGAGTTATATGACGTACTTTTGATAGATACAGCTGGACGACTTGCAATAGATGAAGAGTTAATGGCCCAGTTAAAAAATGTTAAAGATGCAGTAAATCCTGATGAGATTTTTTATGTTGCTGATTCATTGACAGGACATGATGCAACTAAAACAGCAACTTCATTTAAAGAGCAAATAGGAATTGATGGAGTTGTATTATCTAAATATGATGGCGATACAAAAGGTGGAGTTGCCTTATCAATTGCACATCAAGTTGGAGTACCATTAAGATTTATTGGTATTGGTGAAAAAATGCCAGATATCGAAGTATTTATACCAGATAGAATAGTTTCAAGATTATTAGGTCTTGGAGATATCGAAGGTCTTGCAGAGAAAACGTCAGCAGTAATTGATGAGAAAAAAGCAAAAGAAGTTACTAAAAAGATTAAAAAAGGTCAATTTAACTTTAATGACTTCTTAGACCAATTAGCTATGATGAGTAAATTAGGTTCTATGAAATCTATCCTTGGAATGATTCCAGGACTTTCAGGAATGACTGGGGCTTTAAAAGATATGGACTTTGAAAACTCAAGTGAGATTAGAAGTATTAAAGCTATGATTGGTTCTATGACTCCAAAAGAGAGAGAAAACCCTGATTTAATGAATCCTTCAAGAAAGAAAAGAATCGCAAAAGGTTCTGGATTATCTGAAGTGCAAGTAAATAAAATTTTAAAGCAGTTTAAAAATGCTTCTAAAATGGCAAAAAAACTTTCTTCTAAAGGTGGAATGAAAGGTTTACAAAATATGATGTCTCAAATGGGACCTGGTGGGATGCCAAAAATCCCTAGATAA
- a CDS encoding glycosyltransferase family 9 protein: MIFFRVSCNINIKATDGSMVSYYKFRRPSELNNETAYITTYEDFLDLESVFNRIDKEKYFAKLLNEENIRSIEEFPLELGIPNKNEYLYKNNYKIDEYFFENTKVDIFQQLKKNKNDEINLVIIGGLGKTISEMIASTTALRILYNKLCEIYKSVKIDIYLNASNNSFYSRDKSIYKKLNFLNNIYPLSISVKNFTQYDYFIDTSSFINTTYFRELNYVDAWLYKFGIDYKSVDAKLKYNELDISSLDIKKSLIDTINNARKKGKLLLYHPYSANAKKSIPQTYALSLLRDILQKNDDYVVISTLSLDSKFKDDRFIDLTKESKTLNDFMFIISQMDGILTADTATFHISDAFMIPTVAIFTIEDYEKEIKYYNFVKSIFIKDESKNLSKFIFDNEDLTFYRFESWKKLKAKQIIKLLESF; encoded by the coding sequence ATGATATTTTTTAGAGTATCTTGCAATATTAATATTAAAGCAACAGATGGATCTATGGTTAGTTATTATAAGTTCCGTAGACCATCGGAACTTAATAATGAAACTGCTTATATAACTACCTATGAAGATTTTCTTGATTTAGAAAGTGTATTTAATAGAATTGACAAAGAAAAATACTTTGCAAAACTTTTGAATGAAGAAAATATAAGAAGTATTGAAGAATTTCCATTAGAACTAGGCATTCCAAATAAGAATGAATATTTATATAAGAATAATTATAAAATTGATGAATATTTTTTTGAAAATACAAAAGTAGATATTTTCCAACAGCTTAAAAAAAATAAAAATGACGAAATTAATTTAGTTATTATTGGTGGTTTAGGTAAAACAATTAGTGAAATGATTGCTTCAACTACTGCTCTTAGAATTTTATACAATAAACTTTGTGAAATTTATAAAAGTGTAAAAATTGATATTTATTTAAATGCTTCAAATAATAGCTTTTATAGTAGAGATAAATCTATATATAAAAAATTAAATTTTTTAAATAATATATATCCATTAAGTATTAGTGTAAAAAACTTTACACAATATGACTATTTTATCGATACAAGTTCTTTTATAAATACCACATATTTTAGAGAATTAAACTATGTTGATGCATGGCTTTATAAATTTGGCATTGATTATAAGAGTGTAGATGCTAAATTAAAATATAATGAATTAGATATTTCAAGTTTAGATATTAAAAAGAGTTTAATTGATACTATAAATAATGCTAGAAAAAAAGGCAAATTACTTTTATATCATCCATATTCTGCAAATGCTAAGAAATCTATTCCTCAAACTTATGCTTTAAGTTTATTAAGAGATATTCTTCAAAAAAATGATGATTATGTGGTTATTAGTACATTAAGTCTTGATTCTAAATTTAAAGATGATAGATTTATTGACTTAACTAAAGAATCAAAAACTTTAAATGACTTTATGTTTATTATTTCACAGATGGATGGAATTCTTACAGCTGATACAGCAACATTTCACATAAGTGATGCTTTTATGATTCCCACAGTTGCTATATTTACAATTGAAGATTATGAAAAAGAGATTAAGTATTATAATTTTGTAAAATCAATTTTTATAAAAGATGAATCAAAAAATCTTTCAAAATTTATTTTTGATAATGAAGATTTGACTTTTTATAGGTTTGAATCTTGGAAAAAACTTAAAGCTAAACAGATTATAAAACTATTAGAATCTTTTTGA
- the rpsP gene encoding 30S ribosomal protein S16 — MTVIRLTRMGRNKKPFYRIVVTDSRKRRDSGWIESIGYYNPVVEPKVLKLDEERYNYWLSVGAKPSEKVKKLASK, encoded by the coding sequence ATGACAGTAATTAGATTAACAAGAATGGGTAGAAACAAAAAACCATTTTACAGAATCGTTGTAACAGACTCAAGAAAAAGAAGAGATTCAGGATGGATTGAATCAATTGGTTACTACAACCCAGTTGTTGAGCCAAAAGTATTAAAATTAGATGAAGAAAGATATAACTACTGGTTAAGCGTTGGTGCTAAACCATCTGAAAAAGTTAAAAAATTAGCTTCAAAATAA
- a CDS encoding Nif3-like dinuclear metal center hexameric protein, with translation MKLQEIYDVLNEISPFELQEKWDNCGIIVGSLDDEIQKVYISIDLDLELAQSLKPNSLIITHHPLIFSGLKRVNFDTYSTKIIKELIKKDIALISMHTNIDKTHLNKYVVEEILGFEVTSQEEFIATCEVNMNFDDLVKHVSKKLDLKTTKAVRCNDFIKDIAIVTGSAMSLLDEVKADCFLTGDIKYHDAMEAKARGVSLIDIRHYESERYFNTLIEGLLSQYLKKNELKAIITASKNPFEFFKRGETVE, from the coding sequence TTGAAACTTCAAGAAATCTATGATGTTTTAAATGAAATTTCTCCATTTGAACTACAAGAAAAATGGGATAACTGTGGAATTATTGTAGGTTCACTTGACGATGAAATTCAAAAAGTTTACATAAGTATTGATTTAGATTTAGAGCTTGCGCAATCACTTAAGCCTAATTCTTTGATTATTACTCATCATCCATTGATTTTTTCTGGATTAAAAAGAGTAAATTTTGATACTTATTCTACAAAGATTATAAAAGAATTAATCAAAAAAGATATTGCATTAATTTCAATGCACACTAATATTGATAAAACTCATTTAAATAAATATGTAGTAGAAGAAATTTTAGGATTTGAAGTGACTTCTCAAGAAGAATTCATTGCTACTTGTGAAGTAAATATGAATTTTGATGATTTAGTTAAACATGTAAGTAAAAAATTAGATTTGAAAACTACTAAAGCTGTAAGATGTAATGATTTTATAAAAGATATAGCAATAGTTACAGGTTCTGCTATGAGTTTACTAGATGAGGTTAAAGCTGATTGTTTTTTAACGGGTGATATTAAATATCATGATGCTATGGAAGCAAAAGCAAGGGGTGTATCTTTAATAGATATTAGACATTATGAAAGTGAAAGATATTTTAATACCCTTATTGAAGGGCTTCTTTCACAATATTTGAAAAAAAATGAATTAAAAGCTATAATAACAGCTTCAAAAAATCCATTTGAGTTTTTTAAAAGAGGAGAAACGGTTGAATAA
- a CDS encoding glutaredoxin family protein — translation MKPVALFVLPNCKWCEQAKVYFKSKNIRYNLVDVSKNKQALKDCQKHGCKGAPVVLIGNRWICGFDKNKINKELGIK, via the coding sequence ATGAAGCCAGTTGCACTATTTGTTCTTCCTAATTGTAAATGGTGTGAACAAGCAAAAGTTTACTTTAAATCTAAAAACATAAGATACAATTTAGTAGATGTATCAAAAAATAAACAAGCATTAAAAGATTGTCAAAAACATGGATGTAAAGGTGCACCTGTTGTATTAATAGGTAACCGATGGATTTGTGGTTTTGATAAAAATAAAATAAATAAAGAGTTAGGAATTAAATAG